A window of the Natronospira proteinivora genome harbors these coding sequences:
- a CDS encoding DUF2802 domain-containing protein, producing MSIDWTVIIGGLIIGIMGLALALFVVAIRRLRTAEQLMRRVRQELDKGGREQAEIKPYVLQLGERLSGMEKRLRHLGERMSQVESRAQSGPDYDQAIRMARNGAGPDELMRQCGLGQSEAKLVVAIHGVQK from the coding sequence ATGTCCATTGACTGGACAGTCATCATAGGTGGCTTGATCATCGGCATCATGGGCTTGGCCCTGGCCTTGTTTGTGGTGGCCATCCGACGGTTGCGGACCGCTGAGCAATTGATGCGGCGTGTCCGGCAGGAGCTGGACAAGGGCGGCCGGGAGCAGGCGGAAATCAAGCCCTATGTCCTGCAATTGGGGGAACGCCTGTCCGGCATGGAGAAACGCCTGCGACATCTGGGGGAAAGAATGAGCCAAGTGGAATCGCGCGCCCAATCCGGCCCGGATTACGATCAGGCCATTCGCATGGCCCGCAACGGGGCCGGTCCCGATGAACTCATGCGCCAATGCGGACTGGGCCAGAGTGAAGCCAAGCTGGTGGTGGCGATTCACGGCGTCCAGAAATAG
- the mlaE gene encoding lipid asymmetry maintenance ABC transporter permease subunit MlaE, with protein sequence MTTMLQDLRDSGRGFLQTLGAMTWFLLRLLRETPSALLRFGLIWQQLYRLGAHSLLIIGISAVFVGMVLALQGYHILSQFGATESLGVMVAMTLVRELGPVLTAVLFAGRAGTSLASEIGLMRATDQLSGMEMMAVDPVKRVIVPRFLAGVIAVPLLTAIFSALGIFGGYVVGVGLLGVDAGPFWSQMNNAVQVGTDVMSGIWKSVAFGVTASLVAVYEGYKAPPTAEGVSRATTRAIVITAVAVLAINFLITAMIVGEG encoded by the coding sequence ATGACCACCATGTTGCAGGATTTGCGGGACAGTGGCCGGGGGTTTTTACAGACCCTGGGGGCCATGACTTGGTTTCTGTTACGGCTGTTGCGGGAAACGCCGTCGGCATTGCTGCGTTTTGGACTGATTTGGCAACAACTGTATCGACTGGGCGCCCATTCCCTGTTGATTATTGGAATATCGGCGGTTTTCGTGGGCATGGTGTTGGCCCTGCAGGGCTATCACATACTCAGCCAGTTTGGTGCTACCGAGTCCCTGGGGGTTATGGTGGCCATGACCTTGGTCCGTGAGTTGGGTCCGGTGCTCACCGCGGTGCTGTTTGCAGGCCGGGCGGGGACATCCCTGGCATCGGAAATCGGCTTGATGCGGGCCACCGATCAGCTATCCGGCATGGAAATGATGGCGGTGGATCCGGTCAAACGGGTTATCGTGCCCCGCTTTTTGGCGGGTGTGATCGCCGTGCCGCTGTTGACGGCCATCTTCAGTGCCTTGGGTATTTTCGGGGGCTATGTGGTGGGGGTGGGATTGCTGGGCGTGGACGCCGGGCCATTCTGGTCCCAGATGAACAATGCTGTGCAGGTGGGTACGGATGTAATGAGCGGCATCTGGAAGAGCGTGGCCTTTGGGGTCACCGCCAGCCTGGTGGCCGTGTATGAAGGCTACAAGGCACCGCCCACCGCCGAGGGCGTTAGCCGGGCTACCACCCGGGCGATTGTGATTACCGCGGTGGCCGTATTGGCCATCAATTTCCTGATTACGGCAATGATTGTGGGTGAGGGATAA
- a CDS encoding class I fructose-bisphosphate aldolase, whose amino-acid sequence MNAELASKLDQLKRVARELVAPGKGILAADESTGTIKKRLDSVGVESTEETRRRYREILLTTSGAEEFISGVILFDETLRQSTRDGVPFSQHLKSQGVIPGIKVDAGAKPLAGHPGEKVTEGLDGLRDRLSEYADLGAQFAKWRGVITIDAAKGLPSDYCLTANAHALARYAALCQEAGIVPIVEPEVLMDSDNSIEVCEDVTNRTLNTVFQALFEHGVALEGILLKPNMVIAGKQAKRQAGPQEVAEATVRCLNRHVPAAVPGIVFLSGGQSDELATEHLNLMNRMGPHPWELSFSYGRALQAPALKTWAGDEGKAEAAQRAFYHRARCNGAARHGEWSAELEKERAA is encoded by the coding sequence ATGAATGCGGAGCTTGCAAGCAAGTTGGATCAGCTCAAGCGGGTGGCGCGGGAGCTGGTGGCTCCCGGCAAGGGGATTCTGGCAGCCGACGAGAGTACCGGCACCATCAAAAAGCGGCTGGATTCGGTGGGCGTGGAATCCACCGAAGAAACGCGCCGTCGTTATCGCGAGATCCTGCTGACCACGTCGGGTGCGGAAGAATTTATCAGCGGTGTAATTCTGTTTGATGAGACTCTTCGTCAGTCCACCCGGGATGGGGTGCCGTTTTCCCAGCATCTCAAGTCCCAGGGCGTGATCCCCGGCATCAAGGTAGATGCCGGTGCCAAGCCCCTGGCGGGCCACCCGGGCGAGAAAGTCACCGAGGGGCTGGATGGTCTGCGGGATCGCTTGTCCGAGTACGCCGACTTGGGCGCCCAGTTCGCCAAGTGGCGGGGCGTGATCACCATCGATGCCGCCAAGGGCCTACCTAGCGACTACTGCCTGACGGCCAATGCCCATGCCCTGGCCCGTTATGCTGCCCTTTGCCAGGAAGCCGGTATCGTGCCCATTGTAGAGCCGGAAGTGCTGATGGATAGTGACAACAGCATTGAGGTCTGTGAAGACGTGACCAACCGGACTCTGAATACCGTGTTCCAGGCCCTATTCGAGCATGGTGTGGCCCTGGAAGGGATCTTGCTGAAGCCCAATATGGTTATTGCCGGCAAGCAGGCAAAGCGCCAGGCGGGGCCCCAGGAAGTGGCTGAAGCCACCGTGCGTTGCCTGAATCGTCATGTTCCGGCGGCAGTGCCTGGGATTGTCTTCCTCTCCGGCGGCCAGAGCGACGAGTTGGCCACCGAGCATCTGAACCTCATGAACCGCATGGGCCCCCATCCCTGGGAGCTGAGTTTCTCCTACGGCCGTGCCCTGCAGGCACCCGCGCTCAAGACCTGGGCCGGTGATGAGGGCAAGGCCGAGGCCGCACAGCGAGCCTTTTATCATCGGGCCCGCTGCAACGGTGCGGCTCGCCACGGTGAGTGGTCGGCCGAGCTGGAGAAAGAGCGGGCCGCCTGA
- a CDS encoding chemotaxis protein CheW — MAETRQKDTKAEQAERSRAAQKKREERRQEPREQWVSFKLGRELYALKALHVQEILKSGDISPVPGAEHFVLGVINLRGNIVTVVDTCKRFGLSRPESDTIQQIIVVEADDQTLGLQVDDVTEVIDIRPSEVEAAPQFESDQVARHIQGVVRRDRNLVVLVDVRRLMPQRSEKQAAV, encoded by the coding sequence ATGGCGGAAACGCGTCAAAAGGATACAAAGGCCGAGCAGGCCGAGCGTTCCCGGGCAGCCCAGAAAAAGCGGGAAGAGCGCCGCCAGGAACCACGGGAGCAATGGGTCAGCTTCAAGCTGGGCCGGGAATTGTATGCCCTGAAGGCACTGCATGTTCAGGAAATTCTCAAATCCGGTGATATTTCTCCCGTACCCGGGGCGGAGCATTTTGTGCTCGGGGTGATCAATTTGCGTGGCAATATCGTGACCGTGGTTGATACTTGCAAGCGTTTTGGGCTTTCCAGGCCGGAAAGCGATACCATTCAGCAGATCATCGTGGTGGAAGCCGATGATCAGACCCTGGGATTGCAAGTGGATGATGTGACGGAAGTGATTGATATCCGTCCCAGCGAGGTGGAAGCTGCCCCCCAGTTTGAAAGCGATCAGGTGGCCCGTCATATTCAGGGCGTGGTACGCCGGGATCGGAATCTGGTTGTGCTGGTGGATGTTCGCCGGCTCATGCCCCAGCGAAGCGAGAAGCAGGCGGCAGTCTGA
- a CDS encoding chemotaxis protein CheW produces the protein MAEQDSWEEGDNSMLAGFEEDGRQFLSFSLGGEDYGIDIFRVQEIRGWSEVRKIPGSPPWILGILKLRGNIIPIVDMRLRFDLEVNDTNERTVIIILNLGDEEDSQDVGIVVDEVADVMGAAEDDIRPAPRMGGNVDTEYLEGIATVRDSMLMLLDAPRLFRGWELEELRQLGEL, from the coding sequence ATGGCTGAACAAGACAGCTGGGAAGAAGGTGATAACTCCATGCTGGCCGGATTCGAGGAAGATGGCCGGCAGTTTCTCAGTTTCTCACTGGGGGGCGAGGACTACGGCATCGATATCTTCCGGGTGCAGGAAATCCGCGGCTGGTCGGAAGTCCGAAAGATTCCGGGATCACCGCCCTGGATACTGGGCATCCTGAAACTGCGCGGCAATATTATTCCCATCGTGGACATGCGGCTTCGCTTTGACCTGGAAGTCAACGACACCAATGAACGAACCGTGATCATCATTCTCAATCTCGGGGATGAAGAAGACAGTCAGGATGTGGGCATTGTGGTGGATGAGGTGGCCGATGTGATGGGAGCGGCCGAGGATGATATCCGGCCGGCTCCGCGCATGGGGGGCAATGTGGATACGGAGTATCTGGAAGGGATTGCCACGGTGCGCGATAGCATGCTGATGCTGTTGGACGCCCCGCGCCTGTTCCGGGGCTGGGAGCTGGAAGAGCTGCGCCAGCTGGGAGAGTTGTGA
- a CDS encoding ABC transporter ATP-binding protein — protein sequence MQAESSSPHIVMKQVRFSRGERPIFEDVSLSVPRGKVTAIMGPSGTGKTTLLRLVTGQLQADAGHIEVDGQVVDRLGLKDLYALRKRIGFLFQAGALLTDLDVYENVAFPLREHTRLPEAVIHHLVMMRLQSVGLRGAARLMPAELSGGMARRVGLARAIVMDPELVLYDEPFAGLDPISMGVIVRLIRQVNEALGLTSVIVSHDIEEVSQVADWAHIIADGRIVASGTPQELHQEDSPWVRQFMHRQSDGPVPFHMPAPDYVSDLMEVGE from the coding sequence ATGCAGGCAGAATCATCCAGTCCCCATATCGTCATGAAACAGGTCCGTTTCAGCCGCGGGGAACGTCCGATTTTCGAGGACGTGAGCCTCAGCGTGCCCCGCGGGAAGGTGACCGCCATCATGGGGCCCAGCGGTACCGGCAAGACCACCTTGCTGCGCCTGGTCACCGGTCAGCTTCAGGCGGATGCCGGCCATATTGAAGTGGATGGTCAGGTGGTGGATCGATTGGGCTTGAAGGATCTTTATGCCCTGCGCAAGCGGATAGGCTTTCTATTCCAGGCCGGCGCCCTGCTGACGGATCTGGACGTCTATGAAAATGTGGCTTTTCCCCTGAGAGAGCACACCCGGCTGCCGGAGGCGGTGATCCATCACTTGGTGATGATGCGCCTGCAGTCGGTGGGCTTGCGTGGTGCCGCGCGCCTGATGCCGGCGGAACTTTCCGGTGGCATGGCGCGTCGGGTAGGGTTGGCCCGGGCCATTGTGATGGACCCGGAACTCGTGCTCTATGATGAGCCCTTTGCCGGCCTGGATCCCATCTCCATGGGGGTGATCGTGCGCTTGATCCGCCAGGTCAATGAAGCCCTGGGCTTGACCAGCGTGATCGTGTCCCATGACATTGAGGAAGTCTCTCAGGTGGCGGATTGGGCCCATATCATTGCCGACGGTCGTATCGTGGCCAGTGGCACACCGCAGGAACTGCATCAGGAGGATTCCCCCTGGGTGCGCCAGTTCATGCATCGCCAGTCCGATGGCCCCGTGCCTTTTCACATGCCCGCCCCGGACTACGTCAGTGATCTGATGGAGGTGGGGGAATGA
- a CDS encoding EscU/YscU/HrcU family type III secretion system export apparatus switch protein, with product MSESRHWENEMAVALHYDGNQAPSVSVKGRRKLAREITALAEEYGIPIHQDPDLARFLTRLEVGETIPRELYVAVAEVIAFAYWVSGRDPREEDRWQNDSD from the coding sequence ATGAGTGAGTCTCGGCATTGGGAAAACGAAATGGCGGTGGCCCTGCACTATGACGGCAATCAGGCCCCTTCGGTCTCAGTCAAGGGCCGGCGGAAACTGGCCCGCGAGATCACGGCCCTGGCTGAGGAATACGGCATCCCCATCCACCAGGATCCAGATCTGGCCCGCTTTCTGACCCGCCTGGAAGTGGGGGAAACGATTCCGCGAGAGCTCTATGTGGCGGTGGCCGAGGTAATTGCCTTCGCCTATTGGGTATCGGGCCGGGACCCCAGGGAAGAAGATCGCTGGCAGAATGACAGCGACTGA
- a CDS encoding methyl-accepting chemotaxis protein → MRLKLSIRARLMLFIAIAALALLIVGALGLNGTRTGELTLDRVIEESYLPTTQIYDIYVLNNDQIRAVDRALIEENPSFAESQREEIEEREAEINTLLAEYRERDISAEEQPLLDAFSEARENQLDSIHRVLDAIADENINLAMNLEFNQLGPDSREVATAVESVVTYQHDAAQRLDQESDQQLRNLNIIAAIAIAMGLALLILVGWNTVRNIRAAIIKASDLVDRISEGHLNNKATVEVRDEIGLMIEDLGRMDNQLADIVGKVRDSATAVDTAAQQIATGTDDLAQRTQEQASSIEETASSMEEMTSTVKNNADNAQEANQLASGTRDEAERGGQVVQQAVSAMRDIDESSGKIVEIISVIDEIAFQTNLLALNAAVEAARAGEQGRGFAVVATEVRNLAQRSAKAAKEIKDLINDSVGKIKNGSQLVEESGKTLEGIVENVRRVTEIVAEIAAASNEQASGIDQVNRAVMQMDEVTQQNASLVEETAAASRSMQEQAAQLLERMAFFSLDGESGEALVEMGQRARHQAQRREEKVQARLEDTAQGSVIDNNEARPGQSQSRHGGRKDRDGKHSTAAASSSTGKSSAGSDDHWEEF, encoded by the coding sequence ATGAGACTCAAGCTTTCCATTCGTGCCCGGCTGATGCTGTTCATCGCCATCGCCGCCCTTGCGTTGCTCATTGTTGGGGCCTTGGGCCTCAATGGCACCCGAACCGGGGAGCTCACGCTGGATCGGGTGATTGAAGAGAGCTATCTGCCCACCACTCAGATTTATGACATTTATGTCCTGAACAACGACCAGATCAGGGCTGTGGATCGGGCCCTGATTGAGGAAAATCCCAGTTTTGCCGAATCACAGCGCGAGGAGATTGAGGAGCGGGAAGCGGAAATCAATACCCTGCTGGCCGAGTATCGCGAGCGAGATATCTCAGCCGAAGAACAGCCGTTGTTGGATGCATTTTCCGAGGCCCGGGAGAATCAGCTGGATTCCATTCACCGGGTGCTGGATGCCATTGCCGATGAAAACATCAATCTGGCCATGAATCTGGAGTTCAATCAATTGGGGCCGGATTCTCGAGAAGTGGCAACGGCGGTGGAAAGTGTCGTGACCTACCAGCACGACGCGGCCCAGCGCTTGGATCAAGAGTCGGATCAGCAGCTGCGGAACCTGAACATCATCGCCGCCATTGCTATTGCCATGGGCCTGGCATTGTTGATCCTGGTGGGCTGGAACACCGTCCGCAATATCCGGGCAGCCATTATCAAGGCCAGTGATCTGGTGGATCGGATATCCGAGGGCCACCTTAATAACAAGGCGACGGTTGAGGTCCGTGATGAGATTGGTCTCATGATCGAGGACCTGGGTCGCATGGACAATCAGTTGGCCGATATCGTCGGCAAGGTGCGGGATTCGGCCACCGCCGTGGATACGGCTGCCCAGCAGATCGCCACAGGCACCGACGACTTGGCCCAGCGGACTCAGGAACAGGCGTCCTCCATTGAAGAAACCGCTTCCAGCATGGAGGAAATGACCTCCACGGTGAAAAACAATGCCGATAATGCTCAGGAGGCCAATCAATTGGCGTCCGGGACGCGCGACGAAGCTGAACGCGGTGGGCAGGTTGTCCAGCAGGCGGTGTCTGCCATGCGGGATATCGACGAAAGCAGTGGCAAGATTGTCGAGATCATTTCCGTCATCGACGAGATCGCCTTCCAGACCAACCTGCTGGCACTGAATGCCGCAGTGGAGGCCGCCCGGGCCGGTGAGCAAGGGCGCGGCTTTGCGGTGGTGGCCACTGAAGTCCGGAACCTGGCCCAGCGCAGTGCCAAGGCGGCCAAAGAGATCAAGGATCTGATTAATGACAGCGTGGGCAAGATCAAGAATGGTTCCCAGCTGGTGGAAGAGTCAGGCAAGACCCTGGAAGGCATTGTGGAGAATGTCCGAAGGGTGACCGAGATCGTGGCCGAAATTGCCGCTGCCAGCAATGAGCAGGCTTCCGGGATTGATCAGGTCAACCGGGCAGTGATGCAGATGGACGAGGTGACCCAGCAGAATGCCTCCCTGGTGGAGGAGACGGCGGCGGCCAGCCGTTCCATGCAGGAACAGGCCGCTCAATTGCTCGAACGCATGGCCTTCTTTAGCCTGGATGGCGAGAGTGGCGAGGCGCTGGTGGAAATGGGCCAGCGGGCGAGGCATCAGGCTCAGCGTCGGGAAGAAAAGGTCCAGGCTCGGCTGGAAGATACGGCCCAGGGTAGCGTGATTGATAATAATGAAGCCCGGCCGGGTCAGAGCCAGTCCCGTCATGGGGGACGGAAAGATCGAGATGGTAAGCATTCCACTGCTGCCGCTTCCTCTTCCACGGGCAAGTCCTCTGCTGGCAGTGATGACCATTGGGAAGAGTTCTGA
- a CDS encoding chemotaxis protein CheD, with the protein MQRVFGGSSDGFCSFDPLLDREITRIHAGGYCVVQGEAVLSTLLGSCVSVCLRDPKGPVTAMNHFLLPGEQARHSLGGAGNNGDYPVSRMLAMARPTPEGDCRYGIYAMSAMIDSMLLMGACMERLEAKIFGGAMMINASRDIGGVNVTFAEEKLHSLGVPILASDVGGKYHRVIRFFSESGRVLVSRGNESRTLGRYTAAVTNARGVQTDQRREH; encoded by the coding sequence ATGCAACGAGTATTCGGTGGTAGTTCGGATGGTTTTTGCAGCTTTGACCCGCTGCTGGACCGTGAAATCACCCGCATTCACGCGGGTGGATACTGCGTGGTTCAGGGAGAAGCCGTGCTGAGTACCTTGCTGGGCTCCTGTGTCTCGGTTTGCCTTCGGGATCCGAAAGGCCCGGTAACGGCCATGAATCACTTTTTGTTGCCCGGGGAGCAGGCAAGACATTCCCTTGGGGGCGCCGGCAATAATGGTGATTACCCAGTTTCCCGTATGTTGGCGATGGCAAGACCGACGCCAGAAGGAGATTGTCGTTACGGGATTTATGCCATGTCGGCCATGATCGATAGCATGCTGCTCATGGGGGCGTGCATGGAACGGCTGGAAGCGAAGATTTTCGGGGGGGCCATGATGATCAATGCATCCCGGGATATCGGCGGTGTGAATGTGACGTTCGCCGAGGAAAAGCTACATAGCCTGGGCGTTCCGATTCTGGCCTCCGATGTGGGTGGGAAATACCATCGGGTTATACGCTTTTTCTCGGAAAGCGGTCGAGTGCTGGTGAGCCGGGGTAACGAGTCCCGCACGCTGGGCCGCTATACTGCGGCGGTGACGAATGCCCGGGGCGTTCAGACAGACCAGAGGAGAGAACATTGA
- the fliK gene encoding flagellar hook-length control protein FliK, whose product MSEIRPTDPHRPAPSGLHRGSASGPASWFRPGQILEGRVISTPEGARLRVGEITLPLRGDVRPAPGSRLLLEVIQVRPALDMRILEQSGQSQSNRPNPDRLALARETLAREGLARQLDSRNLLQSLRLIIQPSAGEINRPPEALRQALAPLLTAMRSVNELSSANGVRQALRDSGLFAENRLMLNPNTPSIPTTGGFGGHDPLARDWKIALGRSLLNLRETVRAGRLPPPSPPNSGNPATLRAGAVPPPPGNGWNSAPPGNSPLLQSPVAGQQGQLLQSLPEALRIIIRQIEGALGRSELQQAASQSGDSEGGRTQLWFEVPVQRQDGSDLWQFYLQREEQASKRNGEDAWTATLAVHLAELGPFYAELRLQGERLSVLLYAETGETIEKLRRHLGEFRQRLRAQQLRLDRIGVSAGSPPPGLTALPMRAWRSEA is encoded by the coding sequence ATGTCCGAGATTCGCCCCACCGACCCTCATCGCCCTGCCCCGTCTGGACTTCACCGCGGCAGCGCGTCGGGACCAGCATCGTGGTTCAGGCCCGGACAGATCCTGGAAGGCCGTGTCATCTCGACCCCGGAAGGGGCTCGTCTGAGAGTGGGCGAGATCACGCTACCCTTGAGAGGCGATGTCCGACCCGCGCCCGGCAGCCGTCTGCTACTAGAGGTGATCCAAGTCCGACCGGCGCTGGACATGCGCATCCTGGAACAATCGGGGCAAAGCCAGAGCAATCGACCGAACCCCGACCGCCTGGCCCTGGCCCGGGAAACCCTGGCTCGGGAAGGTCTGGCTCGACAGCTGGACAGCCGCAACCTGCTGCAAAGCCTGCGCCTGATCATCCAACCGTCGGCAGGCGAGATCAACCGTCCCCCAGAAGCCCTGAGACAAGCACTGGCTCCCCTGCTGACGGCCATGCGCTCGGTCAACGAGCTGTCCTCTGCCAATGGGGTTCGCCAGGCACTGCGGGATAGCGGCCTGTTCGCCGAAAACCGGCTCATGCTGAACCCCAATACACCCTCAATTCCAACAACCGGGGGCTTTGGTGGCCATGATCCATTGGCGCGTGATTGGAAGATCGCCCTGGGGCGCAGCCTTTTGAACCTGAGAGAGACCGTGCGCGCCGGGCGCTTGCCACCACCAAGCCCGCCAAACAGCGGCAATCCGGCCACCCTGCGTGCCGGGGCCGTCCCACCTCCCCCCGGGAATGGCTGGAACAGTGCCCCACCGGGCAACAGCCCCCTCCTCCAGAGCCCGGTCGCCGGGCAGCAGGGGCAATTGCTGCAGTCCTTGCCGGAAGCCTTGCGAATCATTATCCGACAAATCGAAGGGGCCTTGGGCCGCAGTGAACTGCAGCAAGCCGCCTCCCAAAGCGGCGACAGCGAGGGGGGCCGGACCCAGCTCTGGTTTGAGGTGCCGGTCCAGCGCCAGGACGGCTCCGATCTCTGGCAATTCTATCTACAACGCGAAGAACAAGCCTCAAAGCGCAACGGCGAGGATGCCTGGACGGCCACACTGGCGGTTCATTTGGCGGAACTGGGTCCTTTTTATGCGGAATTGCGACTACAGGGCGAGCGGCTCTCCGTCCTTCTGTATGCCGAGACGGGCGAAACCATCGAGAAACTAAGGCGACACCTGGGGGAATTCCGGCAACGACTTCGGGCCCAGCAACTCAGGCTGGACCGAATCGGTGTCAGCGCGGGATCACCGCCCCCGGGACTAACCGCCCTCCCCATGCGGGCCTGGCGGAGTGAAGCATGA
- a CDS encoding protein-glutamate methylesterase/protein-glutamine glutaminase: protein MSVSGKIKVVVVDDSALVRKLLTRMLESDPGIEVVGAAPDPFAARDQIKRLNPDVITLDVEMPRMDGITFLENLMRLRPMPVVMVSSLTHNGAKVTLQAMELGAVDFVTKPARELSVKLEDYAAEVVEKVKNAARASIRPLSTFSGEDRDRFRDRVRQSLREAGAYEARSAGTRQKLVAIGASTGGTEAIRRVLECLPPNSPPIVISQHIPANFSGPFAERLDACCSLSVKQAADRMPILPGHAYVAPGDYHLRVQRDGARLICRIDQSATVNRHRPSVDVMFDSVAEAAGSESVGVLLTGMGRDGAQGLLQMKQAGAATLVQDEATSTVWGMPGAANQLGAADEVLAIEEIPARMLTLASGKGARSA, encoded by the coding sequence TTGAGTGTCAGCGGCAAGATAAAAGTGGTGGTGGTTGATGACTCGGCCCTGGTCCGCAAGCTGCTGACCAGGATGCTGGAATCCGATCCCGGTATAGAGGTGGTGGGGGCGGCTCCGGATCCTTTCGCCGCCCGTGATCAGATCAAACGCCTGAATCCGGACGTGATCACCCTGGATGTGGAAATGCCGCGGATGGATGGCATCACCTTCCTGGAAAACCTCATGCGTCTGCGGCCCATGCCGGTGGTGATGGTCTCCTCCCTGACCCATAACGGCGCCAAGGTAACCCTGCAGGCCATGGAGCTGGGCGCGGTGGATTTTGTCACCAAGCCCGCCCGGGAATTGTCGGTCAAGCTGGAAGACTATGCTGCCGAAGTGGTTGAAAAGGTCAAGAATGCTGCCCGGGCCAGCATCCGCCCTCTGAGCACCTTCTCTGGGGAAGATCGGGACCGTTTCCGGGATCGGGTTCGCCAGTCCCTGCGCGAAGCGGGTGCTTATGAGGCGCGTAGCGCCGGCACCCGACAGAAGCTCGTGGCCATCGGTGCATCCACCGGCGGAACGGAAGCCATTCGGCGAGTACTCGAGTGTCTGCCGCCCAATTCGCCACCTATTGTCATCAGCCAGCATATTCCAGCCAATTTTAGCGGACCCTTTGCTGAGCGCCTGGATGCCTGTTGCAGCTTGTCGGTGAAGCAGGCCGCCGACCGCATGCCCATTTTGCCCGGGCATGCCTACGTGGCGCCCGGGGATTACCATCTTCGGGTGCAGCGGGATGGCGCCCGGCTGATCTGCCGCATCGACCAGTCGGCGACCGTGAATCGTCACCGGCCCAGTGTGGATGTGATGTTTGATTCCGTGGCCGAGGCCGCAGGCAGTGAGTCGGTGGGGGTGCTGCTCACGGGCATGGGGCGGGATGGCGCCCAGGGCTTGTTGCAAATGAAGCAGGCCGGGGCAGCGACCTTGGTCCAGGATGAGGCCACTTCCACCGTCTGGGGCATGCCGGGGGCGGCCAATCAGTTGGGAGCGGCGGACGAAGTCCTGGCGATTGAAGAGATTCCCGCCAGAATGCTCACCCTGGCCTCAGGAAAGGGTGCCCGCAGTGCCTGA
- a CDS encoding CheR family methyltransferase encodes MQSYSFSDAEYDELRRLIENQVGIALSGGKRDLVYSRVSRRLRSRNLSSFAQYLSLLRSGDEEELSELVNAMTTNVTQFFRESHHFDYLNQKFFPEMVASKGSDKTIRIWSAGCSSGEEPYSIAIVLAEFLENHPGWKGEIWATDVDGAILRQAEDGIYAMDRLKSVSRERLRRFFLRGSGPNEGKARVGRTLRDLVSFQRVNLIESWPVRTAFDAIFCRNVIIYFDRGHKSQVVDGFADHLQPHGYLFLGHSESLHGLSERYQLIGQTIYRRR; translated from the coding sequence ATGCAATCGTATTCCTTCTCCGACGCCGAGTATGACGAACTGCGGCGCCTGATTGAAAATCAGGTCGGCATTGCCCTTTCAGGCGGCAAGCGGGACCTGGTCTATAGTCGGGTGTCCCGTCGTCTGCGTTCCCGCAATCTGTCCTCTTTTGCCCAATACCTTTCCCTGCTGCGAAGTGGTGACGAGGAAGAACTGTCCGAGCTGGTCAATGCCATGACCACCAATGTGACCCAGTTTTTCCGTGAATCCCATCATTTCGATTACCTGAACCAGAAATTCTTTCCCGAGATGGTCGCCAGCAAGGGGTCGGATAAAACCATCCGCATCTGGTCGGCGGGCTGCTCCAGTGGTGAAGAGCCTTATTCCATTGCCATTGTGCTGGCCGAGTTTCTCGAGAACCATCCCGGTTGGAAAGGGGAGATCTGGGCCACCGATGTGGACGGGGCCATTCTTCGTCAGGCCGAGGACGGCATCTACGCCATGGATCGCCTTAAGAGTGTCTCGCGGGAACGCCTGCGCCGATTCTTTCTACGGGGAAGTGGGCCCAATGAAGGCAAGGCCCGTGTCGGCCGCACGCTACGTGACCTGGTCAGTTTTCAGCGCGTCAACCTGATCGAATCCTGGCCGGTTCGAACTGCCTTCGATGCCATCTTCTGCCGAAATGTCATTATCTACTTTGATCGTGGGCATAAAAGCCAGGTGGTGGATGGCTTTGCTGATCATCTCCAGCCCCATGGTTATCTTTTTCTGGGGCATTCCGAATCACTGCACGGCCTGTCCGAGCGCTATCAGTTGATCGGCCAAACCATTTACCGGCGCCGCTAG